GTGTTGAAGCAGTAGttcttttaaaaataaaaaccaaACCTTTGGTTTGTTTATAATCCTAGAAATATATAGTCAAAATGCCGAAGAAATCGAAAGAAGAGGCAGAATGGGAAGGAGACGAGGCGGCACCAGCGGCAGGTAATGCAGCATACCCCTACTAGCCTGCTGCTAGTACTACTAGCAACGATGCTAGGCTAAAATTTTGCCTGCTGGCTAACTGCATACTGTGTCAGAAATGTATTTGCAACAGTTAACGTTGGTCACTTGTTTCACCGTTGCCACATACTTTTAGCTCAGTTAACTGAGCATGCCCCACTGTTTGACTAATAGAGCTAGTTAGTTATCTGGCCATCTGAAAGCGATGGATGCTAGATATTAGCTATCAGTAACAGTTAGCTGTATCGAATGATGTAATGCCAATGTAATAGAGCACTACATCATTTTAAACAACTAACTACATCATGAATGTGTTGGCTCTAGATGACAACTGTCACAAATTGTTGTCGTCAGTGTTAATCGTTGTCTAAGAATTGTAGATCATATCATCGTAGCTAACCAGTGTCAGTGTGTTGGCTGGTCCAGACTAGGTAGTCTTGCTCGCAAACTAGCTAAATGTTTTGTTCAGCTTGCTGGAACGGATTGCTGTGTTGTCAAAATGCACCTTTTTGCGCCCGCTCGAGTCATGTGGTTTCTGTCTTTGTAATTTAAATGTGTTGAGAAAGACAGTTTGTTTTGTCTGCAATGTATTACACAGACTAATTTATTTACCTTTCACTTCTTAGCAGAGAAATcggtaaagaaaggaaaaaaagacaagAAGGGGAAAAAGAGTGTAAGTTTATGTTAAAGCTACATTTCTTTTCCCATTGATTATCTATGAATAAATAATGTTTCAGCATTAAATCCTAATGTATGAAGGTAGTAATGCTCAGGCACATGTCATCCACTCTCACAGTTCTTTGAGGAGCTTGCTACAGACAACACAGccgagaaagaggaggaaactACCGTGAAGGAGGCACAGGGAAAGCAGGTAGCTGTACTCTGAAAGTGACACTATGAGGTGACCTAGAAGCCTGTGATGTATGATCAATGTAACTTTCTATAATTCGTATCAATGTGGCCTTTAGATGTCAAGTTGCAACTTGATCTTGATTTAGGGAATGGTTTCAAAAAATAAGGTATGCCTAGCTGTTGAATAGTTTTGTTCTTTAAGccccagaaaaaaaagaaagaccgacggaaaggaagaggtggagagggagatgaggatgatgaggagatCATGGAGAGACTTAAAAAGCTGTCTGTGCAGCCcagtgatgatgaagaggaggaagaagacctAAGTAGGTTGATACTGTCCACTGgtcagagaaacacaaacaaaattaTTCATCAGCTGCATGTATTTCTTAAGACAATAGAAGGGACAGTTTGCTATACACTACTTAGTTTATTTATATGGATGTAAATGAAATGGAATGTACTGGTTTTGGTTTCTCATCAAGTTTTATTTCCACAGTTGTGGCCCCCATGAAAGGAGGCAAGAAAAATAAGGCAAGTGTTTCCTGCAAATGTAtgattttatatataaatattgttAACATTGACTAGATACTTTTGTTTCTGTGGTTAAGTATGGCGGTTCTCTTTCAGGGTGGGAACATTTTTGCTGCTCTTAGTCAGAGTCAcagtgatgaggatggtgaCGCAGGAggggatgatgaagatgatacaCCAGTGAAAAAGGTGTGTAGTTAACTGTCCATCTCTATACTTGTATCCAGAAAGAAACACTTAACTATTTTACTCAGTTTATTTCTAAAATAGATGTTTTGttagtttctctctgtctatctgttggAGATTGTTAAATGTTTAGTTCTAAGAATGATACTGTTAGTGATGCTATAGGATGTAGTTAGTAATGATACTAACCTCATTTCAAAGTCCGTGTCGTGTGTTTGTGCCTCACATACTAATCTAATCCATCGTCTTCTACTTCTCCAATCCTGTCATCAATCTGGCATCTGGCCAATTCTTCAAATCCTCTCTGTCTGACCAATAACCATTTCACTACTATGTACACTCCATATAAGTtagttctgtgtttttcatcctGGAATGTCACCTGTCCCTGTGTATGTGTCGGTATATGTTGGAGTTAGACAATTACATTTTTCACTTTCAGAAAGTCCTCAAGTTCTCATGAAAAGaaatgtctatgtgtgtctggtCATCTTTAATACAGGAGGTTGAGAAGGTGCCTAAGGGCAAGAAAAAAGATAAACCTAAACCCAAGAAGGTCAAGGTGGGTGCCGGAATGTGCTACCGCTTTTATTATCTTTACCTCAACCATCACTGCAGCACTCTAaatcacccctctccctccacctgtctgcTTTCACTCATTCTTTCTTGCTAAAAGGTGTCTAACCACGATGGGAAGGAAACAAAAAGCCTTTATATTCTTTCTTTGCCGCTTTTTTAACATGTCACTCTGACCCACCCTCTGACTTTTCTCCATGTTGAAATGTACAGCTCATCTGCTTGCTGCTCTAACCCCACCTCATGCTACGAGCCAGCCTTCTGTCCCTCCAAAATTCTGTTTCTCACATGTACTTATTTCCTGAAACGGGAGCAGCCTCCGTCTGATGACGAAGAGGAGGCTGAAAAGAAAGACGATGATGAGAAGACGGCTTTGAAGAACAAGAAAACAGAAGCCAAGGCACCAGCGAAGGTGAGACGGGTTACTCTGATGTTTtgagtgtctgtctctctggactGATGAGGACCAGTGATAAAAATGAAAACtcacctctgtttctctccaggcACCTGAGGAAgatgagaaggaagagaagcccCAGCCAAAGAAAGGCAAGAAAGAACAGCCCAAGGTAATTTAAGATGGATTAAACTTTATCGAGGTAATTGGTGACAAAAATGGGGAAACGGTTTTCTTGGAGAGTGTGTTATGGAATACTTAGTGGTCTTGCACGGTGTGTGCTGCACTCATCAGGCTTTGACTTAATGGTGTCATAATGTTATTTTAATTGTACATTGCCAATCTAGAAAGGTAAACCCAATCGTCCACCACCcagtgatgatgaagatgaggatgaggaggataacAGCGACGGAGAGGACACGATGATGGTGACTAtaggggagggtatagctcagtggttagagcacttgactgcagatcaggTGTCAGATTaaaatcccccccaccctccgtaATGAACATTTGATGAATGAACACGCTTTGGATTCaattgtctgctaaattaacacTGTTTTGCACATATTCTTATTTGAATTCTGGTTTTCTGTACTAACTGGAATATCAGCATCATGAAAGTTTGAAGGTTCAATCCCTCAAAGTcgatctctccatttctccctcaaCTACCAGTGTGCTGAGGATGTCATTGCAGAGCAGGCTAAGGGAAAGGATGACGATGACCCCTTCGCTAACCTCAGcaaaaaggagaagaagaagaagaagaaaatggtAATCCAGCAGACTAAACCCACCATGCGAATGACAGTAgaaaaatgaaagagagaaataaccTCTGACCTTGCTTGTGTGTTTGACGGCAGATGGAGTACGAGAAGCAGGTGGCGAGCGTGCGCGCTCAGAACGCCATCGAGGGGGACTTCTCTGTGTCCCAGGCTGAGATGTCGTCCAGGCAGGCCATGCTGGAGAACGCCTCAGATATTAAGGTGAGGACTCCTAAGTCCTGCTTTCTTTTAACTCCTAAAGTACGTATTCTTTGGCTGTGTAATTCCATGCACTTGTTCTCCCTTAGCTGGAGAGGTTTAGCATATCCGCCCACGGAAAGGAGCTCTTTGTCAACGCCGACCTATTGATTGTGGCGGGGCGACGATATGGTTTGGTTGGGCCAAACGGGTAAGCAGTCATTCTTTATAGGTTTGTATATTCCTTTTTAAAATTGAATTAAGCGTCAATAGGATTGGGCGGACACTAATGTTGTTATCTACTTCCTTTTTTAGCAAAGGGAAGACCACCTTACTGAAACATATTGCCAACAGAGCACTCAGTATTCCTCCCAACATTGATGTGCTTCTGTGTGAACAAGGTAAACAACCTGCCCCCTTAAAAAGGGACACTTctgcccctcactccctcccacgCTCACCTTCTTGCCTGTGTGCGCTGTGTATCCACAGAGGTGATCGCTGACGACACTCCGGCCGTCCAGGCGGTTCTGAAGGCCGACACCAAGCGCCTgaagctgctggaggaggagaagcagctgCAGGCCCTGCTAGATAAGGGAGAGGACAGCgtgggggagaggctggagaaggtgagggGAACCCTACTCCGACAGGGGATGTGAAGTAGAGCTTTGGTGGGCAGCATATGACTCATGGTAATATTTAAATGGTGGACGTGCTTCACAGTGCTTTACCTCTGCCGTAAGAGGTTCTTGTCTGACTTTGGGAGTAGCACAGTTGAAGCTGCAACTCCTGATCTCCTAGGTGTACGAGGAGTTGAGGATTATCGGAGCTGCTGCAGCAGAGGCCAAAGCCCGTCGAATTCTGGCTGGACTGTCTTTCACCACAGAGATGCAGAACAGAGCCACAAAGAAGTtctccggaggctggagaatgAGAGTCTCTCTAGCCAGGTACCAAAAGAATCACCAGTTTGCTCCTTCAAGCATCGATTGACAACGTATCTGGGGAGTCACTTTGTTCTAAGTACCAAGTGCTATCTATAACTGAGTAACAAGTAGCTATGCTTTAGGGAAATGTACACAACCTACCAAGTTTGTCTTGTTTTATTGTGCCTTTCTTTTTCCCAGGGCTTTGTTCATGGAGCCAACCCTGTTGATGCTGGACGAGCCCACCAACCACCTGGATCTGAACGCCGTCATCTGGCTCAACAAGTACGAAGCAGTCAGGCTTTTAACTGGCGATCTGTGGGAAAATAACGAATACAATCAACATAATGCTTTTTTTGGGTCCTCTACAGTTACCTTCAAGGCTGGAAGAAGACACTTCTCATTGTCTCTCACGACCAGAGTTTccttgatgaggtgtgtacgGACATTGTTCACCTGGACTACCAGAAACTCTTCTACTACAGGGGAAACTACTGTAAGTAAACAGCCAAGGATATTGGATCAGATAAACTATGCGGAGGTCGGAGGTAAATGGAGAAGAATTGGTAAGTTGAGCAAGTAGAGCATTTAAAGCCTTGCCCTGCCTGTCCCCCCCAGTGACCTTCAAGAAGATGTATGTGCAGAAGCAGAAGGAGCTCCAGAAGCAGTACGACAAGCAGGAGAAAAAGCTCAAGGACCTGAAGGCTGGTGGCAAGTCGACCAAACAGGCTGTGAGTGGGACTTCCTCCTCAGCTGACTAGCCCATCTCTCTCAAAGGGTTCAGACATTCCTTTATCCCCGCTCACTcattctttctatctctttccctcccaggAGAAGCAGACCAAGGAGGCCCTCACAAGAAAGCAGCAGAAGggcaagaagaagggagggttggaggaggagagccatgagACCCAGGATCTACTGAAGAGGCCCAAGGAGTACACAGTCAAGTTCACCTTCCCCAAcccgccccctctctcaccacccATACTGGGGCTGCACTGTGAGTCGCCCTGTTCCTCCTGTTCGTCTGTTCCTTATGGGCCACACATTGCCCATCTGTGCCACTTGCAGACCAGGTTCTCACATTCCTTTACCATGTGTCTCCTAACTCAGCTGTGGACTACGGCTATGACGGTCAGAAGCCTCTTTTCAAGAATGTGGACTTTGGTATTGACATGGAGTCTAGGAGTAAGTAGGGCTTTTCAAATCCTTCAAATGGGAAAAGGATTCACTTTTGCTCCATATTTCTTCAGTGTCTGATGCGCTTGGCTTCCTTGTTTAGTTTGCATTGTCGGACCCAATGGTGTTGGGAAGAGtactctgctccttctcctcactgGCAGATTAGAACCGGTGAGTGTACATTGTAGGAAAAGACACAGAATCTCTGCTCATCAGTGGTATCGTGATTCTAATAAGCCTTGTTTTGTCTTTCCAGACCAAGGGAGAAATGAGGAAGAATCATCGTCTGGTCAGTAATCTTTCTTATGCATTTTGGCCCTCTTGAAAGATGTGAAGACATGTTTGTCTGTGGCCACTCAAATCTGtggtgtctgtctttgtgtctctttCCAGAAAGTGGGCTTCTTCAACCAGCAGTATGCTGACCAGCTGAACATGGACGAGGCAGCAACCGAGTATCTGCAGAGGAACTTCAACCTGCCCTACCAAGACAGCAGGAAGTGTCTGGGACGCTTTGGCTTGGAGAGCCACGCCCACACCATCCAGATCTCCAAACTGTCAGGTAGCAGCACTGATAAAACCTTTCGTTGGTCCACTGTTTGTCTACAGTAGCATCGCTCACAGCCATTGTTGGAGCGGAGACCGTTGGTGATCTATGTCCAAATGACTGACTTCCTCTTCAGGGGGTCAAAAGGCCAGAGTGGTGTTCGCTGAGCTCTCCTGTCGGCAGCCTGATGTGCTGATCCTGGTCAGTAGTGCTCTCTCTGTATTCAGTCTGTGTCGTCTGAAGAACCACACCAAATGTCTTACTTTGTCGATTTGCCCCACCAGGATGAGCCTACCAACAACCTGGACATTGAGTCGATCGACGCCTTATCTGAAGCCATCAATGAGTACAAAGGAGGTAAGGGCCACAATAACATAACAATGTACCCTTTCAGTTAAGATGAATACATGCATTTATTTGTACGTGAAGCAAATAAAGGACATGGCATTCTTTAAGTAACAAGTTTTGGGATTGATCATCAGTATTCATCCATCTTTATCTGACTGGTTGTGTCATATATGTCATAATATGATTATATATTGATcttcaccacctccagctgtgaTCATTGTGAGCCACGACGCCAGGCTGATCACAGAGACCCAGTGTCAGATGTGGGTAGTGGAGGACAAGGCCGTCAACCAGATCGACGGGGACTTTGAGGACTACAAACGGGAGGTGTTGGAGGCCCTGGGAGAGACCCTGATCAACAAAGTCAAAGAAAACCCCTAGTCACAGACACCCCTTTGAGGAATGACCACAGAAGGAACCACACTATTAAAAGAACAAATGCTATCCAGCCAGCAGGACCATGTCATCTTCAGTGCtgatgtgtgctgtggtgtCCTCTCCACATACTGAATGAAGACCTACACGCCATCTGGACAGGTTGGGATGTGTCAAACGGCACACATGGACAATGGGACAGATTGAAGCGGCAGGATGCTAGTGTTTTCATCACCCGTATTACATATCAAGAGGAAATGACAATACATTAACACTGGCCCTATAAATGTAGACAATAAAGCTCTAATTGACACAACAAATGTCTgggctaattgatatgttacctGCAACAGACAGCAAAAGCAAAGacaaaataaattaatattGCATCTTACATGTTATAATTTATTGTGTAATTAGATATACAGAAGCATTGTCTCATTGGGTCACTGTGAACTTGAAGAGGGTGTATTTGTTACTTCAGACACCAGGGTTGACAAATATCTACATTTCAGCAATAATTATTTACTGATGACAAAAGACATGAACAACTGAATAAGTTGTTTCACTGATCCACAAATGGTATCCTGTCATCTATTTGAGATATGCCTTGTAGAGTCTCTTGATTTTAGACAGTTCTTTTTCATCTGGCTCCATTCTGTGATACCACTTGTACCAAGCTTCACCTTTGGCCAAG
Above is a window of Osmerus mordax isolate fOsmMor3 chromosome 18, fOsmMor3.pri, whole genome shotgun sequence DNA encoding:
- the abcf1 gene encoding ATP-binding cassette sub-family F member 1, with protein sequence MPKKSKEEAEWEGDEAAPAAAEKSVKKGKKDKKGKKSFFEELATDNTAEKEEETTVKEAQGKQPQKKKKDRRKGRGGEGDEDDEEIMERLKKLSVQPSDDEEEEEDLIVAPMKGGKKNKGGNIFAALSQSHSDEDGDAGGDDEDDTPVKKEVEKVPKGKKKDKPKPKKVKPPSDDEEEAEKKDDDEKTALKNKKTEAKAPAKAPEEDEKEEKPQPKKGKKEQPKKGKPNRPPPSDDEDEDEEDNSDGEDTMMCAEDVIAEQAKGKDDDDPFANLSKKEKKKKKKMMEYEKQVASVRAQNAIEGDFSVSQAEMSSRQAMLENASDIKLERFSISAHGKELFVNADLLIVAGRRYGLVGPNGKGKTTLLKHIANRALSIPPNIDVLLCEQEVIADDTPAVQAVLKADTKRLKLLEEEKQLQALLDKGEDSVGERLEKVYEELRIIGAAAAEAKARRILAGLSFTTEMQNRATKKFSGGWRMRVSLARALFMEPTLLMLDEPTNHLDLNAVIWLNNYLQGWKKTLLIVSHDQSFLDEVCTDIVHLDYQKLFYYRGNYLTFKKMYVQKQKELQKQYDKQEKKLKDLKAGGKSTKQAEKQTKEALTRKQQKGKKKGGLEEESHETQDLLKRPKEYTVKFTFPNPPPLSPPILGLHSVDYGYDGQKPLFKNVDFGIDMESRICIVGPNGVGKSTLLLLLTGRLEPTKGEMRKNHRLKVGFFNQQYADQLNMDEAATEYLQRNFNLPYQDSRKCLGRFGLESHAHTIQISKLSGGQKARVVFAELSCRQPDVLILDEPTNNLDIESIDALSEAINEYKGAVIIVSHDARLITETQCQMWVVEDKAVNQIDGDFEDYKREVLEALGETLINKVKENP